The DNA window tacGATGACGATCGTGTTTTTTCCAACAAGTTAGATTCGTCCGATCGgtttatatctaacttgttggacgggcctacatgaggagctatttcgactacacccagagtcattgcattcagggtagtttcaacttcttgccataagcacggcagtcacgcgacgatgctcgcgttctttcctaactggttagacctgctcgatcgggttatatccaacttgttggatgggttcctacttggagctacttcgactacttccagggtcgctgcacccgggatAGTATCTACTATCTAGCCTTTAAACTTGGGTGACAATTCAGGAgtcataaggcacatacaagtggagacatcaaagaTAAATATATACAaagagaagagtacttgtttttacgatatctcaatcctgtagtacactttttactatcttctctgctacaggttgggcttcttggaggtactcgttgaattgctcttcagagcactctgcagccacacccTACGAGAacgcctctagtcgagcctctggccaaaaggatttgACAAAGTTAAGAGCATGGCTAACACACGCGATgggggcttcagtgaggaagctgaggaccttctgcggcgctccgagaagtcgctccagcaagggccgctcgtcTGCTTCGCtgccttcttgtgggtccaccatgtccacaagcttctggaCGGCcccttgaggtcctccagctccttctatCACTGCTCCTTCTGTtcacccagcgtcttgatctgctgaaggcagtcggcgaactgttgttcagtatcggcgatcaccttctgcagcctctcgacgtcatctatACGGTGATACAgtatattcttcacatcagtaagcagctcttctttatatgttaagatttttctaagctctgcagtgaagatatttttagaatttaagataaattgttaagtgaaagtactcgagggaagaaagggcttgccttggtgtggcttcttctgttctttgagttgttcctggagctcagagttggccttctcaagaTTGCGGAGGTCGTTCTGGAGGAGCCATGTTTCTcgcgtccgctccagcttcagaTTGTCGAGCTCTCGTTGGAGATATATATCCTTCATCAATTCCTCTGATATGCGTTTATCCTTTGCGTTgagttcctggaggccactcacgactgctttcagcttttcggACTTTCGCTAtgagagtttggccacatcctgcataaggggaaggattaagacaagcaactcgacaaagtaTAACGACAGaggagtaatcatgccttaccacggtatattggtacatctctttggagatcttctggaagtatcgcatgttgCTGACGGTCAGGAGTGGATCATCTACTAGATCTGTGGTAATGATGTTCTGTTATCCACACCTGGGCACCAGTACAGGGTTCCTTGAGGTACCCGTCGCCTCGTCAGTTGGTGGTTGCGGGGTACCTGCAACTGCAAGTCAAGACACATTCAGTACGTGATGTTTGTGGTCTAAACAGTTAGCTAGGAGAGGTCAGACATTTACTTGTGCCATCTACAGGAGCGGcattagtggcctcgacttgttcttcaccactggCATTGGtttcgggttgctggggctcaGGTGGTGACACGTCGGGCAGTGTtgtgtcctcctcgggggctggctcctcggGTGCGGGCTCCTCTggggctggtggctcgggggctggagtagctgcGGCAGGCTTTGGCTTGTACCTCATGTCGGTTACAGACCTAATGAAGTagaatcagttatattattACACAAGTAAAAAAGAACAGGATGTTCATTATGCAAAAAGGATCTGCACTGACAGCGATGATTTCTTCATCACAGCTTTCTTTATTCTTAAGGCCCATGGTATTTCAACCATAGTGCTCGTTGCCAGCGGCGGGCTCACACCAGCTGATTGCACGGTGCCCGCCACGACGATGGTAACCATCCctgctgaagtagtcgatgggtccattcccacctcttggcgcttggggtcaggAGAAGAAGCAGACAGACTGCAAAAAAGacagtgttagcatgcaacaataccaATATTTGACAATTGAACAaggcagcaacttcatacctggaggattcgACTACATGTGCTTTCCGTTTGTGCACTACCCAACGATCCCGCGggaccaaaggcagagtttcggtcaactccatggATGGTCCGGGGAAGTTGTTCCTTCTCGCCTTCCCTTTAgtt is part of the Panicum hallii strain FIL2 unplaced genomic scaffold, PHallii_v3.1 scaffold_177, whole genome shotgun sequence genome and encodes:
- the LOC112878633 gene encoding predicted GPI-anchored protein 58, whose amino-acid sequence is MVTIVVAGTVQSAGVSPPLATSTMVEIPWALRIKKAVMKKSSLSVTDMRYKPKPAAATPAPEPPAPEEPAPEEPAPEEDTTLPDVSPPEPQQPETNASGEEQVEATNAAPVDGTSTPQPPTDEATGTSRNPVLVPRCG